The following coding sequences lie in one Arabidopsis thaliana chromosome 3, partial sequence genomic window:
- the EXLA1 gene encoding expansin-like A1 (expansin-like A1 (EXLA1); INVOLVED IN: unidimensional cell growth, plant-type cell wall loosening; LOCATED IN: cell wall, plant-type cell wall; EXPRESSED IN: 20 plant structures; EXPRESSED DURING: 10 growth stages; CONTAINS InterPro DOMAIN/s: Barwin-related endoglucanase (InterPro:IPR009009), Pollen allergen, N-terminal (InterPro:IPR014734), Rare lipoprotein A (InterPro:IPR005132), Expansin/Lol pI (InterPro:IPR007118), Expansin 45, endoglucanase-like (InterPro:IPR007112), Pollen allergen/expansin, C-terminal (InterPro:IPR007117); BEST Arabidopsis thaliana protein match is: expansin-like A3 (TAIR:AT3G45960.2); Has 1876 Blast hits to 1873 proteins in 122 species: Archae - 0; Bacteria - 0; Metazoa - 0; Fungi - 0; Plants - 1870; Viruses - 0; Other Eukaryotes - 6 (source: NCBI BLink).) — protein MGSFLFLIVVIFLFSSSVNACDRCLHRSKAAYFSSASALSSGACAYGSMATSFFAGHIAAAIPSIYKDGAGCGACFQVRCKNPKLCSTKGTIVMITDLNKSNQTDLVLSSRAFRAMAKPIVGADKDLLKQGIVDIEYQRVPCDYGNKNMNVRVEEASKKPNYLEIKLLYQGGQTEVVSIDIAQVGSSPNWGYMTRSHGAVWVTDKVPTGAIQFRFVVTGGYDGKMIWSQSVLPSNWEAGKIYDAGVQITDIAQEGCDPCDAHIWN, from the exons atgggaagctttctcttcctcatcgtagtcatcttcctcttctcttcatccGTTAACGCTTGTGATCGATGTCTTCACCGTTCTAAAGCAGCTTATTTCTCCTCTGCCTCTGCTCTCTCTT CTGGAGCTTGTGCTTATGGCTCTATGGCTACGAGTTTCTTCGCCGGACATATCGCTGCAGCTATCCCTTCTATCTACAAAGACGGTGCTGGCTGTGGAGCTTGCTTTCAAGTCAGATGCAAGAACCCTAAGCTGTGTAGCACTAAAGGAACCATTGTGATGATCACAGACTTAAACAAGAGTAACCAAACCGATCTTGTCCTTAGTAGCAGAGCTTTTAGAGCTATGGCTAAACCTATTGTTGGTGCTGACAAAGACCTTCTCAAACAAGGCATTGTCGACATCGAATACCAAAG agttccTTGCGATTACGGCAACAAGAACATGAACGTGAGAGTAGAAGAAGCAAGCAAGAAACCAAACTACTTAGAGATAAAGCTTTTATACCAAGGAGGTCAAACAGAAGTAGTATCCATCGACATTGCTCAAGTCGGTTCATCGCCAAATTGGGGTTACATGACAAGAAGCCACGGAGCTGTTTGGGTAACTGACAAAGTACCCACCGGAGCTATCCAGTTCAGGTTCGTAGTAACCGGTGGATACGACGGTAAAATGATTTGGTCACAGAGTGTTCTTCCATCCAATTGGGAAGCTGGGAAAATTTACGACGCCGGTGTTCAAATCACTGACATTGCTCAAGAAGGTTGTGATCCTTGCGATGCTCACATCTGGAACTAA
- the EXLA1 gene encoding expansin-like A1, translated as MFLFSCLVYVFFAAGACAYGSMATSFFAGHIAAAIPSIYKDGAGCGACFQVRCKNPKLCSTKGTIVMITDLNKSNQTDLVLSSRAFRAMAKPIVGADKDLLKQGIVDIEYQRVPCDYGNKNMNVRVEEASKKPNYLEIKLLYQGGQTEVVSIDIAQVGSSPNWGYMTRSHGAVWVTDKVPTGAIQFRFVVTGGYDGKMIWSQSVLPSNWEAGKIYDAGVQITDIAQEGCDPCDAHIWN; from the exons atgtttcttttctcatgtcttgtttatgtgttttttgcAGCTGGAGCTTGTGCTTATGGCTCTATGGCTACGAGTTTCTTCGCCGGACATATCGCTGCAGCTATCCCTTCTATCTACAAAGACGGTGCTGGCTGTGGAGCTTGCTTTCAAGTCAGATGCAAGAACCCTAAGCTGTGTAGCACTAAAGGAACCATTGTGATGATCACAGACTTAAACAAGAGTAACCAAACCGATCTTGTCCTTAGTAGCAGAGCTTTTAGAGCTATGGCTAAACCTATTGTTGGTGCTGACAAAGACCTTCTCAAACAAGGCATTGTCGACATCGAATACCAAAG agttccTTGCGATTACGGCAACAAGAACATGAACGTGAGAGTAGAAGAAGCAAGCAAGAAACCAAACTACTTAGAGATAAAGCTTTTATACCAAGGAGGTCAAACAGAAGTAGTATCCATCGACATTGCTCAAGTCGGTTCATCGCCAAATTGGGGTTACATGACAAGAAGCCACGGAGCTGTTTGGGTAACTGACAAAGTACCCACCGGAGCTATCCAGTTCAGGTTCGTAGTAACCGGTGGATACGACGGTAAAATGATTTGGTCACAGAGTGTTCTTCCATCCAATTGGGAAGCTGGGAAAATTTACGACGCCGGTGTTCAAATCACTGACATTGCTCAAGAAGGTTGTGATCCTTGCGATGCTCACATCTGGAACTAA
- the ADF2 gene encoding actin depolymerizing factor 2: protein MLCFLPLDVSKLKSKSFYKVANAASGMAVHDDCKLKFMELKAKRTFRTIVYKIEDKQVIVEKLGEPEQSYDDFAASLPADDCRYCIYDFDFVTAENCQKSKIFFIAWSPDTAKVRDKMIYASSKDRFKRELDGIQVELQATDPTEMGLDVFKSRTN, encoded by the exons ATGTTGTGCTTCTTGCCTCTTGATGTGTCAAAATTGAAGTCAAAATCGTTCTACAAAGTT GCAAACGCGGCATCGGGAATGGCTGTGCATGATGATTGCAAGCTGAAATTTATGGAACTGAAGGCGAAAAGAACATTCCGTACCATAGTCTACAAGATTGAGGATAAGCAAGTGATTGTAGAGAAACTCGGTGAACCTGAACAATCATATGATGACTTTGCAGCTAGTCTTCCAGCTGATGATTGCCGATATTGCATTTACGATTTCGACTTTGTCACTGCGGAGAACTGCCAGAAGAGCAAGATCTTCTTCATTGCATG GTCTCCGGACACTGCCAAAGTGAGAGACAAGATGATTTACGCGAGCTCTAAAGATAGGTTCAAGAGAGAACTAGATGGAATTCAAGTGGAACTTCAAGCTACTGATCCAACAGAAATGGGTCTTGATGTTTTCAAAAGCCGCACCAACtaa
- the EXLA3 gene encoding expansin-like A3 (expansin-like A3 (EXLA3); INVOLVED IN: plant-type cell wall organization, unidimensional cell growth, plant-type cell wall loosening; LOCATED IN: membrane, plant-type cell wall; EXPRESSED IN: leaf apex, hypocotyl, root, flower, leaf; EXPRESSED DURING: petal differentiation and expansion stage; CONTAINS InterPro DOMAIN/s: Pollen allergen, N-terminal (InterPro:IPR014734), Barwin-related endoglucanase (InterPro:IPR009009), Rare lipoprotein A (InterPro:IPR005132), Expansin/Lol pI (InterPro:IPR007118), Expansin 45, endoglucanase-like (InterPro:IPR007112), Pollen allergen/expansin, C-terminal (InterPro:IPR007117); BEST Arabidopsis thaliana protein match is: expansin-like A1 (TAIR:AT3G45970.1); Has 35333 Blast hits to 34131 proteins in 2444 species: Archae - 798; Bacteria - 22429; Metazoa - 974; Fungi - 991; Plants - 531; Viruses - 0; Other Eukaryotes - 9610 (source: NCBI BLink).), protein MRSFLYLIVVIFLFSSSVNACDRCLHRSKASYFSSASALSSGACAYGPMATSFFAGHIAAAIPSIYKDGAGCGACFQVRCKNPKLCNSKGTIVMVTDLNTSNQTDLVLSSRAFRAMAKPVVGVDKYLLKQGIVDVEYQRVPCNYGKRNLNVRVEEASKKPNYLAIKLLYQGGQTEVVGIDIAPVGSSQWSYMSRSHGAVWATDKVPTGALQFKFTVTGGYDGKTVWSKRVLPANWNSGRIYDAGVQITDIAQEGCDTCGHIWN, encoded by the exons ATGAGAAGCTTTCTCTACCTCATCGTagtcatcttcctcttctcttcatccGTTAACGCTTGTGATCGATGTCTACACCGTTCTAAAGCATCTTATTTCTCCTCTGCTTCTGCTCTCTCTT CCGGGGCTTGTGCCTATGGCCCTATGGCTACGAGCTTCTTTGCCGGCCACATTGCGGCCGCTATACCTTCCATTTACAAAGATGGTGCTGGCTGTGGAGCTTGCTTTCAAGTCAGATGCAAGAACCCCAAGTTGTGTAACAGTAAAGGAACCATTGTGATGGTCACAGACTTGAACACGAGCAACCAAACTGATCTTGTCCTTAGTAGTAGAGCTTTTAGGGCTATGGCTAAGCCTGTTGTTGGTGTTGACAAATACCTTCTCAAACAAGGCATCGTCGACGTTGAATACCAAAG AGTTCCTTGCAATTACGGTAAAAGGAATTTGAACGTGAGAGTGGAAGAAGCAAGCAAAAAGCCAAATTACTTGGCGATAAAGCTATTGTACCAAGGAGGTCAAACCGAAGTGGTAGGTATCGACATTGCTCCAGTAGGTTCGTCACAATGGAGTTACATGAGTAGAAGCCACGGAGCCGTTTGGGCGACCGATAAAGTACCAACGGGAGCTCTACAGTTCAAGTTCACGGTGACAGGCGGCTACGATGGCAAAACGGTTTGGTCAAAGAGGGTTCTTCCGGCGAATTGGAACTCTGGGAGGATTTATGATGCCGGCGTTCAGATCACCGACATTGCTCAAGAAGGTTGTGATACATGCGGTCACATATGGAACTGA
- the ADF2 gene encoding actin depolymerizing factor 2: MAVHDDCKLKFMELKAKRTFRTIVYKIEDKQVIVEKLGEPEQSYDDFAASLPADDCRYCIYDFDFVTAENCQKSKIFFIAWSPDTAKVRDKMIYASSKDRFKRELDGIQVELQATDPTEMGLDVFKSRTN; this comes from the exons ATGGCTGTGCATGATGATTGCAAGCTGAAATTTATGGAACTGAAGGCGAAAAGAACATTCCGTACCATAGTCTACAAGATTGAGGATAAGCAAGTGATTGTAGAGAAACTCGGTGAACCTGAACAATCATATGATGACTTTGCAGCTAGTCTTCCAGCTGATGATTGCCGATATTGCATTTACGATTTCGACTTTGTCACTGCGGAGAACTGCCAGAAGAGCAAGATCTTCTTCATTGCATG GTCTCCGGACACTGCCAAAGTGAGAGACAAGATGATTTACGCGAGCTCTAAAGATAGGTTCAAGAGAGAACTAGATGGAATTCAAGTGGAACTTCAAGCTACTGATCCAACAGAAATGGGTCTTGATGTTTTCAAAAGCCGCACCAACtaa
- a CDS encoding Pre-mRNA splicing Prp18-interacting factor (Pre-mRNA splicing Prp18-interacting factor; FUNCTIONS IN: zinc ion binding, nucleic acid binding; INVOLVED IN: biological_process unknown; LOCATED IN: cellular_component unknown; CONTAINS InterPro DOMAIN/s: Zinc finger, CCHC-type (InterPro:IPR001878), Pre-mRNA splicing Prp18-interacting factor (InterPro:IPR021715); BEST Arabidopsis thaliana protein match is: Pre-mRNA splicing Prp18-interacting factor (TAIR:AT1G65660.1); Has 528 Blast hits to 525 proteins in 189 species: Archae - 0; Bacteria - 0; Metazoa - 260; Fungi - 133; Plants - 63; Viruses - 0; Other Eukaryotes - 72 (source: NCBI BLink).) yields MATASVAFKSRKDHRKQKELEEARKAGLAPAEVDEGGKEINLHIPKYLTIPPLYAKSEKPSLKHQKNWKTKPVSTTSYYDRGAKTYQAEKYRKGACQNCGAMTHDVKTCMERPRKVGAKYTDKNIAPDEKIESLEFDYDGKRDRWNGYDPSSYCHVRDRHEAKENAREKYLNEQQLIAKLEEKNIDGEEEDLRVDEAKIDESMQVDFAKVKKRVRTTDGGSKGTVRNLRIREDPAKYLLNLDVNSAYYDPKSRSMREDPLPYTDPNEKFCLRDNQYRNSGQAIEFKQQNMYSCEAFDKGQDIHMQAAPSQAELCYKRVKIAKEKLNSQRKDAIIAKYGDAAAKDDIPMELLLGQSKLIKTSQANGIKLVPNVFVNLCFLVFVFIS; encoded by the coding sequence ATGGCGACGGCTTCAGTTGCTTTTAAGTCTAGGAAAGATCATAGGAAGCAAAAGGAATTAGAGGAAGCTCGTAAAGCCGGGCTTGCTCCGGCTGAGGTAGACGAGGGTGGAAAGGAAATCAATCTTCACATACCTAAGTATTTGACAATTCCTCCATTATATGCCAAGTCTGAAAAACCGAGCTTGAAGCATCAAAAGAATTGGAAAACTAAACCCGTTTCCACAACATCATATTATGACCGAGGTGCAAAGACTTATCAAGCCGAAAAGTATCGGAAAGGAGCGTGTCAAAACTGTGGTGCAATGACGCATGATGTGAAAACATGTATGGAAAGACCTCGTAAGGTTGGTGCAAAATACACAGACAAAAACATTGCACCTGATGAGAAAATCGAGAGTCTTGAATTTGACTATGATGGCAAAAGGGACCGATGGAATGGTTATGATCCTTCGTCTTATTGTCATGTGAGAGATCGTCATGAAGCAAAAGAGAATGCACGAGAGAAGTACCTGAACGAGCAACAACTAATTGCGAAACTAGAGGAGAAGAACATTGatggagaggaagaagacttAAGGGTTGATGAAGCCAAGATTGATGAGAGCATGCAGGTGGATTTTGCAAAGGTTAAAAAACGTGTTCGAACAACTGATGGTGGAAGCAAAGGAACTGTAAGGAATTTGCGTATCAGAGAAGATCCTGCAAAATACTTGTTGAACCTTGATGTTAACTCAGCTTATTATGATCCTAAATCTCGATCCATGCGTGAAGATCCGCTCCCATATACAGATCCAaatgagaaattttgtttgagagATAATCAATATAGAAACAGTGGTCAAGCTATAGAGTTCAAACAGCAAAACATGTATTCATGTGAAGCGTTTGACAAAGGACAGGACATACATATGCAAGCGGCTCCATCTCAAGCTGAGTTGTGTTATAAGAGGGTTAAGATTGCAAAGGAAAAACTGAATTCTCAGAGAAAGGACGCAATCATTGCAAAGTATGGGGATGCAGCTGCAAAAGATGACATTCCGATGGAGCTTTTGCTTGGACAAAGTAAGTTGATAAAGACTTCACAAGCCAACGGAATCAAACTCGTCCCTaatgtttttgtcaatttgtGCTTCCTTGTTTTTGTCTTCATATCTTGA
- the ADF2 gene encoding actin depolymerizing factor 2 (actin depolymerizing factor 2 (ADF2); FUNCTIONS IN: actin binding; INVOLVED IN: biological_process unknown; LOCATED IN: intracellular, nucleus, plasma membrane, cytoplasm; EXPRESSED IN: 22 plant structures; EXPRESSED DURING: 13 growth stages; CONTAINS InterPro DOMAIN/s: Actin-binding, cofilin/tropomyosin type (InterPro:IPR002108); BEST Arabidopsis thaliana protein match is: actin depolymerizing factor 4 (TAIR:AT5G59890.1); Has 1494 Blast hits to 1493 proteins in 266 species: Archae - 0; Bacteria - 8; Metazoa - 650; Fungi - 147; Plants - 513; Viruses - 0; Other Eukaryotes - 176 (source: NCBI BLink).) produces MANAASGMAVHDDCKLKFMELKAKRTFRTIVYKIEDKQVIVEKLGEPEQSYDDFAASLPADDCRYCIYDFDFVTAENCQKSKIFFIAWSPDTAKVRDKMIYASSKDRFKRELDGIQVELQATDPTEMGLDVFKSRTN; encoded by the exons ATG GCAAACGCGGCATCGGGAATGGCTGTGCATGATGATTGCAAGCTGAAATTTATGGAACTGAAGGCGAAAAGAACATTCCGTACCATAGTCTACAAGATTGAGGATAAGCAAGTGATTGTAGAGAAACTCGGTGAACCTGAACAATCATATGATGACTTTGCAGCTAGTCTTCCAGCTGATGATTGCCGATATTGCATTTACGATTTCGACTTTGTCACTGCGGAGAACTGCCAGAAGAGCAAGATCTTCTTCATTGCATG GTCTCCGGACACTGCCAAAGTGAGAGACAAGATGATTTACGCGAGCTCTAAAGATAGGTTCAAGAGAGAACTAGATGGAATTCAAGTGGAACTTCAAGCTACTGATCCAACAGAAATGGGTCTTGATGTTTTCAAAAGCCGCACCAACtaa
- the HTB9 gene encoding Histone superfamily protein (HTB9; FUNCTIONS IN: DNA binding; INVOLVED IN: nucleosome assembly; LOCATED IN: nucleolus; EXPRESSED IN: 23 plant structures; EXPRESSED DURING: 13 growth stages; CONTAINS InterPro DOMAIN/s: Histone H2B (InterPro:IPR000558), Histone-fold (InterPro:IPR009072), Histone core (InterPro:IPR007125); BEST Arabidopsis thaliana protein match is: Histone superfamily protein (TAIR:AT1G07790.1); Has 3616 Blast hits to 3469 proteins in 351 species: Archae - 0; Bacteria - 64; Metazoa - 2275; Fungi - 213; Plants - 487; Viruses - 0; Other Eukaryotes - 577 (source: NCBI BLink).) encodes MAPRAEKKPAEKKPAAEKPVEEKSKAEKAPAEKKPKAGKKLPKEAGAGGDKKKKMKKKSVETYKIYIFKVLKQVHPDIGISSKAMGIMNSFINDIFEKLASESSKLARYNKKPTITSREIQTAVRLVLPGELAKHAVSEGTKAVTKFTSS; translated from the coding sequence atgGCGCCGAGAGCAGAGAAGAAGCCCGCGGAGAAGAAACCAGCCGCCGAGAAACCAGTAGAGGAGAAATCAAAAGCCGAGAAAGCTCCGGcggagaagaaaccaaaagccGGCAAGAAACTCCCGAAGGAAGCCGGGGCCGGCGgcgataagaagaagaagatgaagaagaagagtgtggAAACTTACAAGATCTACATCTTCAAGGTTCTGAAACAAGTTCATCCAGATATTGGTATTTCAAGCAAGGCTATGGGTATTATGAACAGTTTCATCAACGACATCTTCGAGAAATTGGCATCGGAATCTTCAAAGCTCGCTAGGTATAACAAGAAGCCGACGATTACTTCTCGGGAGATTCAGACTGCTGTTAGACTCGTTCTTCCTGGTGAGCTCGCTAAACACGCTGTTTCTGAAGGAACCAAGGCTGTTACCAAATTCACAAGCTCTTGA
- a CDS encoding Cofilin/tropomyosin-type actin-binding protein family (Cofilin/tropomyosin-type actin-binding protein family; FUNCTIONS IN: actin binding; INVOLVED IN: biological_process unknown; LOCATED IN: intracellular; EXPRESSED IN: stem, embryo, sperm cell; EXPRESSED DURING: D bilateral stage; CONTAINS InterPro DOMAIN/s: Actin-binding, cofilin/tropomyosin type (InterPro:IPR002108), ADF/Cofilin/Destrin (InterPro:IPR017904); BEST Arabidopsis thaliana protein match is: actin depolymerizing factor 2 (TAIR:AT3G46000.1); Has 1355 Blast hits to 1354 proteins in 256 species: Archae - 0; Bacteria - 3; Metazoa - 568; Fungi - 135; Plants - 512; Viruses - 0; Other Eukaryotes - 137 (source: NCBI BLink).) — translation MVLHDDCKLTFLELKERRTFRSIVYKIEDNMQVIVEKHHYKKMHGEREQSYEEFANSLPADECRYAILDIEFVPGERKICFIAWSPSTAKMRKKMIYSSTKDRFKRELDGIQVEFHATDLTDISLDAIRRRIN, via the exons ATGGTTTTGCATGATGACTGCAAGCTAACATTCTTGGAACTGAAGGAGAGACGAACATTCCGTTCCATAGTCTACAAGATTGAGGACAACATGCAAGTGATTGTAGAGAAAcatcactacaaaaaaa TGCATGGCGAACGTGAACAATCATATGAGGAGTTTGCAAACAGTCTTCCAGCTGATGAATGCCGATATGCCATTTTGGATATCGAATTCGTCCCAGGGGAGAGAAAGATTTGCTTCATCGCGtg GTCTCCATCCACTGCcaagatgagaaagaagatgatttacTCGAGCACTAAGGATAGGTTCAAGAGAGAACTAGATGGAATTCAAGTGGAGTTTCACGCAACTGATCTAACCGATATAAGTCTTGATGCTATCAGACGCCGCATCAACTAA
- the EXLA3 gene encoding expansin-like A3 (expansin-like A3 (EXLA3); INVOLVED IN: plant-type cell wall organization, unidimensional cell growth, plant-type cell wall loosening; LOCATED IN: membrane, plant-type cell wall; EXPRESSED IN: leaf apex, hypocotyl, root, flower, leaf; EXPRESSED DURING: petal differentiation and expansion stage; CONTAINS InterPro DOMAIN/s: Barwin-related endoglucanase (InterPro:IPR009009), Pollen allergen, N-terminal (InterPro:IPR014734), Rare lipoprotein A (InterPro:IPR005132), Expansin/Lol pI (InterPro:IPR007118), Expansin 45, endoglucanase-like (InterPro:IPR007112), Pollen allergen/expansin, C-terminal (InterPro:IPR007117); BEST Arabidopsis thaliana protein match is: expansin-like A1 (TAIR:AT3G45970.1); Has 1653 Blast hits to 1650 proteins in 114 species: Archae - 0; Bacteria - 0; Metazoa - 0; Fungi - 0; Plants - 1646; Viruses - 0; Other Eukaryotes - 7 (source: NCBI BLink).) — MATSFFAGHIAAAIPSIYKDGAGCGACFQVRCKNPKLCNSKGTIVMVTDLNTSNQTDLVLSSRAFRAMAKPVVGVDKYLLKQGIVDVEYQRVPCNYGKRNLNVRVEEASKKPNYLAIKLLYQGGQTEVVGIDIAPVGSSQWSYMSRSHGAVWATDKVPTGALQFKFTVTGGYDGKTVWSKRVLPANWNSGRIYDAGVQITDIAQEGCDTCGHIWN; from the exons ATGGCTACGAGCTTCTTTGCCGGCCACATTGCGGCCGCTATACCTTCCATTTACAAAGATGGTGCTGGCTGTGGAGCTTGCTTTCAAGTCAGATGCAAGAACCCCAAGTTGTGTAACAGTAAAGGAACCATTGTGATGGTCACAGACTTGAACACGAGCAACCAAACTGATCTTGTCCTTAGTAGTAGAGCTTTTAGGGCTATGGCTAAGCCTGTTGTTGGTGTTGACAAATACCTTCTCAAACAAGGCATCGTCGACGTTGAATACCAAAG AGTTCCTTGCAATTACGGTAAAAGGAATTTGAACGTGAGAGTGGAAGAAGCAAGCAAAAAGCCAAATTACTTGGCGATAAAGCTATTGTACCAAGGAGGTCAAACCGAAGTGGTAGGTATCGACATTGCTCCAGTAGGTTCGTCACAATGGAGTTACATGAGTAGAAGCCACGGAGCCGTTTGGGCGACCGATAAAGTACCAACGGGAGCTCTACAGTTCAAGTTCACGGTGACAGGCGGCTACGATGGCAAAACGGTTTGGTCAAAGAGGGTTCTTCCGGCGAATTGGAACTCTGGGAGGATTTATGATGCCGGCGTTCAGATCACCGACATTGCTCAAGAAGGTTGTGATACATGCGGTCACATATGGAACTGA